The region TGCTGGCGCTCCATTTCCTCGACCCGCCGAACCTGCTGGAGCAGATGCAGGCCGACCCGCTGCTCAAGCCATTGCAAAACATGCTGGGGAGTTTCGCCGTCCCGATGCTGAGCGTTGCAGCCATTGCGGGTTGGTACGGAAGCCAGAAGCCCGGCCTTGCCGATCTGCGGGGTGCAGAATATGACGCGCTCTCTGGTGCGGTACTCGCGATCGGGGCGACGCTTCTGCTTCGCGCCGTTGTCGGAGAGAACATGCCGGCCTTCATTCCGCCAGAGGAAAGCGCGAAACCCGGCATGATGCAGGGGCTCTCGGCCGGGCTGATCGAAGAAATCCTGTTTCGCCTGGGTACCTTGCCGCTGGCCTACTTCGGCCTGAGGAAGACGCTCGGCGAGCAACGCGCGAAACTGGCTGCCATCGTCATTACCGGGCTTCTCTTCGCGCTCTCCCACGAGCTGACCGGTGCGAGCTTTCACGGGCAGCTGTTTGCGACCCGCACCATTCTGCCCGGCTGCGTAATGAGCGCACTGTTCTTTGCGGTCTCTCCGA is a window of Chrysiogenia bacterium DNA encoding:
- a CDS encoding CPBP family intramembrane metalloprotease; the protein is MAPTEVAVAALYALPYLGIVLALHFLDPPNLLEQMQADPLLKPLQNMLGSFAVPMLSVAAIAGWYGSQKPGLADLRGAEYDALSGAVLAIGATLLLRAVVGENMPAFIPPEESAKPGMMQGLSAGLIEEILFRLGTLPLAYFGLRKTLGEQRAKLAAIVITGLLFALSHELTGASFHGQLFATRTILPGCVMSALFFAVSPTFIVALHCTAHLMIPFLFR